A window of Thunnus thynnus chromosome 17, fThuThy2.1, whole genome shotgun sequence contains these coding sequences:
- the LOC137201366 gene encoding phosphomannomutase 1 has protein sequence MDRANGFSSDRNILCLFDVDGTLTPPREKIDPQLDEFFQTLRRKVKIGIVGGSDYSKIAEQLGEGDDVIHKFDYVFAENGTVQYKDGKLLSKHAIQNQIGEELLQDLINFCLSYMGLIKLPKKRGTFIEFRNGMLNISPIGRSCTLEERIEFSEIDKREKIREKFVAALKEEFAGKGLRFTRGGLISFDIFPEGWDKRLCLELLESEGLDAIYFFGNETSDGGNDYEIFNDPRTIGFTVYSPEDTARLCRELFFDAPPHES, from the exons atggatCGAGCAAACGGCTTCTCGTCGGACCGAAACATCCTCTGCCTGTTTGACGTGGACGGCACTCTGACACCACCGAGAGAG AAAATTGACCCACAGCTGGATGAGTTCTTCCAGACTCTGCGGAGGAAAGTGAAGATCGGCATCGTGGGAGGGTCGGACTACTCCAAAATAGCAGAGCAGCTCGGGGAGGGGGATGATG TGATACACAAGTTTGACTATGTGTTTGCTGAGAACGGGACTGTGCAGTACAAAGATGGGAAACTACTCTCAAAACAT GCCATTCAAAACCAGATTGGggaggagctgctgcaggaCCTGATCAACTTCTGCCTCAGCTACATGGGACTCATCAAGCTGCCAAAGAAAAG GGGAACGTTCATCGAGTTCAGGAACGGGATGCTCAACATTTCCCCCATTGGCCGGAGCTGCACACTGGAGGAGCGAATCGAATTCTCAGAAATTGACAAG agagagaagatcaGGGAGAAATTTGTTGCTGCCCTGAAAGAGGAGTTTGCTGGGAAAGGACTACGGTTCACTAGAG GTGGTCTCATCAGCTTCGACATTTTCCCAGAGGGCTGGGACAAGAGACTGTGTCTAGAGCTGCTGGAGAGTGAAGGCCTGGACGCCATTTACTTCTTTGGCAACGAGACCTCAGAT GGAGGAAACGACTATGAAATTTTCAACGACCCACGGACAATCGGCTTCACGGTCTACTCTCCAGAGGACACGGCCAGGCTCTGTCGGGAGCTTTTCTTTGACGCTCCACCACACGAGTCCTGA
- the csdc2b gene encoding cold shock domain-containing protein C2 encodes MADPSLTSPSETPLRSPNAQLTLSFPFLREGSRVWEERAEQGLPRDLPSPLPTKRTRTYSATVRAHSGPVFKGVCKNFSRSQGHGFIRPSHGGEDIFVHISDIEGEYVPVEGDEVTYKVCRVPPKNLKVQAVEVKIIHLNPGTKHETWSGQIISS; translated from the exons ATGGCAGACCCCAGCCTCACGTCGCCCTCTGAAACCCCACTGCGCTCCCCCAACGCTCAGCTCACCCTCTCCTTCCCCTTCCTGAGGGAGGGGAGCCGGGTATGGGAGGAGAGGGCGGAGCAGGGGCTGCCTCGGGATCTGCCCAGCCCGCTGCCAACCAAACGCACTCGCACCTACTCAGC TACGGTACGTGCTCACTCAGGTCCGGTGTTTAAGGGTGTGTGTAAGAACTTCTCCAGGTCACAGGGTCACGGCTTCATCCGACCCTCCCACGGCGGCGAAGACATCTTTGTTCACATCTCAGA CATCGAGGGGGAGTATGTCCCAGTTGAGGGCGACGAGGTCACGTACAAAGTGTGCCGGGTCCCACCTAAAAACCTGAAGGTTCAGGCGGTGGAGGTGAAGATCATACATCTCAACCCAGGGACGAAACACGAGACCTGGTCCGGGCAGATCATCAGCTCGTAG